GCACGATCATTTGGATGCGGTTTCCCGCGAACACTTTGCGACATTGCGCTCCTTACTGGACAGCATGGGCATTGCCTACGAAGTCAACCCGCGCTTGGTACGCGGGCTGGATTATTACACCCACATGGTATTCGAGTGGGTAACGGATGATCTCGGCGCACAAAGTACCGTCTGTGCAGGCGGGCGTTACGACGGCTTGGTGGAACAATTGGGCGGCAAACCGACCCCCGGTGTGGGCTTCGGCATGGGTTTGGAACGCCTGATTCTGTTGCTGGAAACCCAAGGCATTACTCCACCCGTCACCGCCCCCGATGTTTATTTGATCATGGCAGGCACAGCCGCGATTCAAACCGGCTTGACACTGGCAGAAACATTGCGTGATGCCCTGCCCGACTTGCGCCTGATCAGCAATGGTGGCGAAGGCAGTTTCAAAACCCAAATGAAACGGGCTGATAAATCTTCCGCCAGCTTTGCCCTGATTCTGGGGGAAAATGAAGTGGAACGTGGCGAAATCGGCCTCAAACCCTTGCGTGACGGCGGTGAGCAGATTACGCTCCCGCTCAGCCAAGTGGCGCAACACCTTGCTGTTTTGCTTGAAAAAACACAATAAATACCAACTTAACTCAATAATTCAGGGGCAAACTCATGTCTGATTACAAAACCGATGATGAAAAAGTCGAAGAACTCAAAGCTTGGTGGAAAGAAAACGGCACTTCCGTCATAGCCGGTATCGCACTGGCAATTGGCGGTTTATTCGGCTGGCAATATTGGAAAGACTACCAAGAAACCACGGCGGCAGAAGCCTCGGCGCTCTATGCCAAAGTCGAAAAAGCCAGTGAAACCTCATTGGAACAAGCGCAAACAGACATCCAAGCCTTGCAAAGCGGTTACGCCTCCACCCCGTATGCGGCGATTGCCAGCATGAAAGCGGCGCAGCAATACGCTGAAAAAGGCGAATACGAACCGGCAGCCACCGCCCTGCGCTGGGTCATCGACAATAGCAAGGAAGCGGATTTCAAACACCTTGCCAATATCCGCCTCGCCCGCGTTTTGCTTGCCATGAAAAAAGTGGACGAAGCGCAAACGCTCATCACCCAAACCTACCCTGAGGCGTATCAAGCACTGATTGACGAGCTGAAAGGCGACATTTACGTTGCCCAAAATAAACCCACCGACGCACGCGCGGCTTATGACAAAGCCATGCTGGGCG
The sequence above is drawn from the Thiothrix subterranea genome and encodes:
- a CDS encoding YfgM family protein → MSDYKTDDEKVEELKAWWKENGTSVIAGIALAIGGLFGWQYWKDYQETTAAEASALYAKVEKASETSLEQAQTDIQALQSGYASTPYAAIASMKAAQQYAEKGEYEPAATALRWVIDNSKEADFKHLANIRLARVLLAMKKVDEAQTLITQTYPEAYQALIDELKGDIYVAQNKPTDARAAYDKAMLGAAGSSSELIKLKRDNLGEGT